The Novipirellula galeiformis nucleotide sequence TCGCGAATTGGAGTCCATTTGCAGCGACGTTCATTGGTTAGGCGTAGGCAAAGTCGGCGGACACATTCGTTACTTTCGCCGCCAAGGGGTCAAGCAAGTGACGATGGCGGGAAAATTGTTCAAATCGGACATCTTATTCCAGGGCTCGGTGTGGCTGAAACACTTGCCCGATCTGCAGGCGATCCGAACGTTTGGTCCCTTGTTGTTCGGGCGTCAACGTGACGCTCGCGATGACCGTTTACTGATGGCCGTTACCGACACCTACACGCGCAGTGGCATGGAAATCTGTGCTGCGACCGACTTTGCACCGGAGCTACTTGTGAACCACGGAACCCTCGCTGGGAAACCACTCAGTCGCCGCGCTCAACGTGACGTTCAAGTGGGCTGGGAAGTCGCCCGCCAAATGGGCGGAATGGACATCGGCCAATCCATCACGATCAAAGATGGAACCGTGATCGCCGTCGAAGCGATCGAGGGAACCGATGCCTGTATCGAACGCACCGGTGAACTTTGCCGTCGCGGTGGATGGACCTTGGTCAAAGTCAGTAAACCCAACCAAGACATGCGTTTTGACGTCCCCACGATTGGCCCTCAAACGGTCGATCGCGTGGCCAAAGCTGGGGGAACCGTGATCGCCAT carries:
- a CDS encoding LpxI family protein, which translates into the protein MTCTSVKTPVGIVAGWGSFPIEVAQAVVRDGRQVCCIAIKGHASRELESICSDVHWLGVGKVGGHIRYFRRQGVKQVTMAGKLFKSDILFQGSVWLKHLPDLQAIRTFGPLLFGRQRDARDDRLLMAVTDTYTRSGMEICAATDFAPELLVNHGTLAGKPLSRRAQRDVQVGWEVARQMGGMDIGQSITIKDGTVIAVEAIEGTDACIERTGELCRRGGWTLVKVSKPNQDMRFDVPTIGPQTVDRVAKAGGTVIAIEAGKTIVVEQDQTYADARQKGITIVAMQQSDFAAMDNEVALAPKTIVA